A DNA window from Sulfitobacter sp. BSw21498 contains the following coding sequences:
- a CDS encoding cyclase family protein, with protein sequence MKLTKIIATAVSIGFGATAAWAQDCAPSQWGAEDQLGSANLISDARTLEAAKLIKQGKSMPLGIVIGPDTPAFPPRSLNLQIVQPNQHGGQKLSSFGYEGNYNDDLLQTWIGIGSQLDGLGHLGENGMYYNCLDEKEISAISGLTKLGTHAVPPLVGRAVIIDMAKHMGKDVLAAGEHFGEAEITAAMEAQQVTVNEGDIVLFHTGWTDGMMESDPSAWGSTEPGLNNEGAVFVAAMNPMAVGADTWGLESIPPKEGDKVFYGHVTLLKDNGIYILETMNTGPLVAEGVQEFMFVLGQPLIKGTVQAMINPVALY encoded by the coding sequence ATGAAATTAACCAAGATTATTGCTACTGCCGTATCCATTGGTTTCGGGGCAACTGCCGCATGGGCGCAAGACTGCGCCCCGTCGCAATGGGGGGCAGAGGATCAATTGGGATCGGCCAACCTGATCAGCGACGCCCGCACGCTAGAGGCGGCCAAACTGATCAAACAAGGCAAATCCATGCCGCTGGGGATCGTGATCGGGCCGGACACCCCTGCCTTTCCGCCGCGGTCTTTGAACCTGCAAATCGTTCAGCCCAACCAGCACGGTGGGCAAAAACTGTCGTCCTTTGGCTATGAAGGCAACTATAATGACGACTTGCTGCAAACCTGGATCGGAATCGGGTCGCAGCTGGACGGGCTGGGGCATCTCGGGGAAAACGGGATGTACTATAACTGTCTGGACGAAAAGGAGATCTCGGCAATCAGCGGCCTGACAAAATTGGGGACCCACGCTGTGCCGCCCTTGGTCGGGCGCGCTGTGATCATTGATATGGCCAAGCATATGGGCAAGGACGTGCTGGCCGCCGGAGAGCATTTCGGCGAGGCAGAGATCACCGCCGCGATGGAAGCGCAACAGGTCACCGTGAACGAAGGCGATATCGTTCTGTTTCACACCGGTTGGACCGATGGCATGATGGAAAGCGACCCAAGCGCGTGGGGGTCGACCGAACCGGGGCTGAATAACGAAGGCGCGGTTTTTGTCGCAGCGATGAATCCGATGGCCGTGGGCGCAGACACGTGGGGCCTAGAGTCCATTCCGCCGAAAGAGGGTGACAAGGTGTTCTATGGTCACGTCACGCTGCTCAAGGACAATGGCATCTATATTCTGGAAACCATGAACACGGGCCCCTTGGTCGCTGAAGGGGTGCAAGAGTTCATGTTCGTGCTGGGACAGCCGCTGATCAAAGGCACGGTGCAAGCAATGATCAATCCGGTCGCGCTTTACTGA
- a CDS encoding DMT family transporter: MQSTTTEHRPGRAIALKLGAVFLFSVMAALIKIATDTVPAAQAVFYRSFFAFPMIILWLWQRGDLRDGLKPSNLMGHVWRGIFGTTAMALTFAGLSLLPLPEVTAIGYATPLFTVIFAAIFLGEQVRVFRLSAVAIGLIGVLIVLYPRFTVEEDSVSQLAMMGAIMVVAASIMRALVQIHVRRLVQTDSTAAIVFYFSLTATCLSFFTLPAGMVINWEPLWWVNPGWPVSALLILSGMIGGVSQIMITASYRYGPVSMLAPFDYASMIFAVLIGWVLFSEIPTPAILIGAGLVIAGGAAIIWRERQLGLDRSKSKASSTPQGTPS, translated from the coding sequence ATGCAAAGCACCACGACAGAGCACCGCCCCGGCCGGGCCATCGCCCTTAAACTGGGGGCGGTCTTTCTGTTCTCGGTCATGGCAGCCCTCATCAAGATCGCGACGGACACCGTGCCCGCCGCCCAAGCCGTGTTCTACCGGTCGTTTTTTGCCTTTCCGATGATCATCCTATGGCTGTGGCAACGCGGTGACCTGCGCGACGGGTTAAAGCCAAGCAACCTGATGGGGCACGTCTGGCGCGGTATCTTCGGGACAACGGCGATGGCGCTGACCTTTGCGGGGCTAAGCCTGCTGCCCCTGCCAGAGGTGACGGCTATCGGCTATGCCACGCCGCTGTTCACCGTGATCTTTGCCGCGATATTCTTGGGCGAACAGGTGCGTGTGTTCCGCCTGTCCGCTGTCGCGATCGGGTTGATCGGGGTGTTGATCGTTCTGTACCCCCGCTTCACCGTGGAGGAGGATAGCGTGTCGCAACTGGCGATGATGGGCGCGATTATGGTGGTGGCTGCGTCGATCATGCGTGCGCTTGTCCAGATCCACGTGCGCCGTCTGGTGCAAACCGACAGCACGGCGGCCATCGTGTTCTACTTTTCACTCACCGCGACCTGCCTTTCGTTCTTTACCCTGCCCGCAGGGATGGTGATCAACTGGGAGCCGCTTTGGTGGGTTAATCCCGGTTGGCCGGTCTCGGCGTTGTTGATCCTGTCGGGCATGATCGGCGGGGTGTCGCAGATCATGATCACCGCGTCATATCGCTATGGGCCAGTGTCGATGCTGGCCCCATTCGACTATGCCTCGATGATTTTCGCGGTGCTGATCGGCTGGGTGTTGTTCAGCGAAATCCCGACACCTGCGATCCTGATCGGGGCCGGTCTGGTCATTGCGGGCGGTGCCGCGATCATCTGGCGGGAACGGCAATTGGGGCTGGACCGGTCCAAGTCCAAGGCGAGCAGCACCCCCCAAGGAACCCCAAGCTGA
- the aroC gene encoding chorismate synthase has product MSINSFGHLFRVTTWGESHGPALGATVDGCPPGVTITEEMIQQWMDKRKPGQNKYTTQRREADEVRILSGVFEGVTTGTPIQLMIENTDQRSKDYGDIKDKFRPGHADITYFQKYGIRDYRGGGRSSARETASRVAAGGLAREAIKAIAPKVQITGYMVQMGPHKIDRDTFDWDQIEQNPFWVPDAKAADDWAAYLDGLRKSGSSVGAIIEITARGVPAGLGAPVYGKLDTDLAAAMMSINAVKGVEIGEGMSAAMLTGELNADEISMGADGPVYSSNHAGGILGGISTGQDIVLRFAVKPTSSILTTRKTITKSGEDTEIITKGRHDPCVGIRAVPVGEAMMACVLLDHMLLHRGQVGENQGVIG; this is encoded by the coding sequence ATGTCGATCAACAGCTTTGGCCATCTTTTCCGCGTGACCACCTGGGGCGAAAGCCACGGGCCTGCTTTGGGGGCCACGGTTGACGGCTGCCCCCCCGGTGTGACGATCACCGAAGAGATGATCCAGCAGTGGATGGACAAGCGCAAACCCGGCCAGAACAAATACACCACGCAGCGCCGCGAAGCGGACGAGGTGCGGATCCTGTCAGGTGTGTTCGAAGGCGTCACCACCGGCACGCCGATCCAGCTGATGATCGAGAACACCGACCAGCGGTCCAAGGACTACGGCGACATCAAAGACAAGTTCCGCCCCGGTCACGCCGACATCACGTATTTCCAGAAATACGGCATCCGCGATTATCGCGGCGGCGGGCGGTCATCGGCACGTGAAACCGCGTCGCGTGTGGCCGCAGGCGGCCTCGCCCGCGAGGCGATCAAGGCGATTGCCCCGAAAGTGCAGATCACCGGTTACATGGTGCAGATGGGCCCGCATAAAATCGACCGAGATACGTTTGATTGGGACCAGATTGAACAGAACCCCTTCTGGGTGCCCGACGCCAAAGCGGCTGACGACTGGGCCGCGTATCTGGACGGTCTGCGCAAGTCAGGATCGTCCGTTGGCGCGATCATCGAGATAACGGCACGCGGCGTGCCCGCGGGCCTTGGCGCGCCGGTCTATGGCAAGCTCGACACCGATCTGGCCGCAGCGATGATGAGCATCAACGCCGTCAAAGGCGTCGAGATCGGCGAAGGCATGTCCGCCGCCATGCTGACCGGAGAGTTGAACGCAGACGAGATCAGCATGGGTGCCGACGGCCCTGTCTATTCGTCGAACCATGCGGGCGGTATTCTGGGCGGCATCAGCACCGGCCAAGATATCGTGCTGCGTTTCGCGGTCAAACCGACGTCGAGCATCCTGACCACCCGCAAAACGATCACCAAATCTGGCGAAGACACAGAGATCATCACCAAGGGTCGCCACGATCCGTGCGTTGGTATCCGCGCCGTGCCCGTGGGCGAGGCGATGATGGCCTGTGTGCTGCTGGATCATATGCTGCTGCATCGCGGTCAGGTCGGCGAAAATCAGGGCGTCATCGGCTAA
- the thiB gene encoding thiamine ABC transporter substrate binding subunit, producing the protein MKYLTLAATTLFATSALAETPELVVYTYDSFVAEWGPGPVIEAAFEAECACDLKFVGMGDGAALLARLKLEGARSDADLVLGLDTSLIAAAKETGLFATATVDADYDLPVTWEDDSFAPYDWGYFAFVHNADLTPPANFRALADSDLKIVIQDPRSSTPGLGLLMWVKEAYGDEAPAIWEGLADNVVTVTKGWSEAYGLFLEGEADMVLSYTTSPAYHLIAEEDATKAAAAFDEGHYMQIEVVGKLAGTDQPALADQFMQFMVSDAAQSVLPTTNWMYPAVTPQGGLPEGFDQLIQPGKALLIPNDDVPALREEALAEWLSALSQ; encoded by the coding sequence ATGAAGTATCTTACACTTGCTGCCACCACACTTTTCGCCACCTCGGCGCTGGCCGAGACGCCTGAACTGGTGGTCTATACCTACGATAGCTTTGTCGCCGAATGGGGCCCCGGCCCGGTGATCGAAGCTGCCTTTGAAGCAGAGTGTGCCTGTGATCTGAAATTCGTCGGCATGGGCGATGGCGCGGCGCTGCTGGCGCGGCTCAAGCTGGAAGGCGCGCGTTCTGACGCCGATCTGGTACTGGGGCTTGATACCAGCCTGATCGCGGCGGCCAAGGAAACAGGGTTGTTCGCGACTGCCACAGTTGATGCGGATTACGACCTGCCCGTCACATGGGAGGACGACAGCTTTGCCCCCTACGACTGGGGCTATTTTGCCTTTGTCCATAACGCCGATCTGACACCGCCTGCGAACTTTCGCGCGCTGGCCGACAGTGACCTCAAAATCGTGATCCAAGACCCGCGGTCCTCTACCCCCGGTCTGGGTCTGCTGATGTGGGTCAAGGAGGCTTACGGCGACGAGGCCCCCGCGATCTGGGAAGGTTTGGCGGATAACGTCGTGACCGTGACCAAAGGCTGGTCCGAAGCCTACGGCCTGTTCCTTGAAGGCGAGGCCGACATGGTGCTGAGCTATACCACGTCCCCCGCCTACCACCTGATCGCCGAAGAAGACGCGACCAAAGCCGCCGCCGCTTTTGACGAAGGGCACTACATGCAAATCGAAGTCGTCGGCAAACTGGCGGGCACCGACCAGCCCGCGCTGGCCGATCAATTCATGCAGTTCATGGTATCTGACGCCGCGCAATCTGTGCTGCCCACGACCAACTGGATGTACCCCGCCGTTACGCCCCAAGGGGGTCTGCCAGAGGGTTTCGACCAGTTGATCCAGCCGGGCAAGGCGCTGTTGATCCCGAACGATGACGTGCCCGCCCTGCGCGAGGAAGCATTGGCCGAATGGCTTTCCGCTCTCTCGCAATAA
- a CDS encoding thiamine/thiamine pyrophosphate ABC transporter permease ThiP — MAFRSLAISTKSGISAALFVAALILVAVVAVLWRAEFGSGLGPADWAAIRFTVLQAVLSALLSTALAIPVARALARRRFVGRGLLVTLLGAPFILPVIVAVLGVLAVFGRAGWLNAGLALVGLSGISIYGLHGVVLAHVFFNLPLATRLLLQAWQTVPAERFRLAAQLDLTPRAVFRSIELPLLRQILPGTAALIFVICLTSFAVALTLGGGPRATTIELAIYQAFRFDFDLNRAALLSLVQLGLAGSTAALALWIIPAISLGGGQDRPLQRWDARGGLQRGLDALFITLAAGFLLLPLASVVLRGVIGLPQMPVSVWQAAGTSVTVALISVGVLLVLALPLAGWIATRARGGIEAVGLLGLAASPLMIGTGWFILINPVASPFALALPVTALVNALMALPFALRILVPRLRDTVQVYGRQAQMLGLRGWPLWRWLILPRLRPQIGFAAGLTGALSMGDLGVIALFADPDSATLPLQMYRLMGAYRMEAAAGAALILLALSLGIFWIFDKGGRWHADA, encoded by the coding sequence ATGGCTTTCCGCTCTCTCGCAATAAGCACCAAGTCCGGCATCAGCGCCGCCCTTTTTGTGGCGGCGCTGATCCTTGTTGCGGTAGTGGCCGTGCTGTGGCGGGCCGAGTTCGGCAGCGGGCTTGGCCCCGCCGATTGGGCCGCGATCCGGTTTACCGTGCTACAAGCCGTGCTTTCTGCGCTGCTTTCTACCGCGCTGGCGATCCCTGTGGCCCGTGCGCTGGCGCGGCGGCGCTTTGTCGGGCGCGGGCTGCTGGTGACGCTGCTTGGGGCGCCGTTTATCCTGCCGGTGATCGTCGCCGTGCTGGGGGTGCTTGCGGTGTTTGGCCGCGCGGGCTGGCTGAATGCGGGTCTGGCGCTGGTCGGACTGTCCGGCATCTCTATCTACGGGCTGCACGGAGTCGTGCTGGCACATGTCTTCTTTAACCTGCCACTGGCAACGCGACTGCTGTTGCAGGCGTGGCAAACCGTGCCCGCTGAACGTTTCCGGCTGGCAGCGCAGCTTGACCTTACCCCCCGCGCCGTGTTCCGCAGCATTGAACTGCCCCTGCTCCGCCAGATCCTGCCCGGCACAGCGGCGTTGATCTTTGTGATCTGCCTGACCAGTTTTGCCGTGGCCCTGACACTGGGCGGCGGCCCCCGTGCCACCACGATCGAGCTGGCAATCTATCAAGCGTTCCGTTTCGACTTTGACCTGAACCGCGCGGCACTGCTGTCGCTGGTGCAGCTTGGCCTTGCCGGTAGCACAGCGGCGCTGGCGTTGTGGATCATCCCCGCCATCAGTCTGGGGGGCGGGCAGGACCGCCCGCTACAACGGTGGGATGCACGCGGCGGGCTGCAACGGGGGCTGGATGCGCTGTTCATCACACTGGCGGCGGGGTTTTTGTTGTTGCCACTGGCCTCGGTCGTGCTGCGCGGGGTAATCGGTCTGCCGCAGATGCCTGTCAGCGTATGGCAGGCAGCGGGAACCTCTGTCACCGTGGCGTTGATCAGCGTGGGGGTGTTGCTGGTGCTTGCCCTGCCCCTCGCGGGCTGGATTGCAACCCGCGCCCGCGGCGGCATAGAGGCAGTGGGCCTGTTGGGTCTTGCCGCATCGCCGCTGATGATCGGCACCGGCTGGTTCATTCTGATCAACCCTGTCGCCAGCCCTTTTGCGCTGGCCTTGCCCGTGACGGCGCTGGTCAATGCGCTGATGGCCCTGCCCTTTGCGCTACGAATTCTGGTGCCCCGCCTGCGCGACACGGTTCAGGTTTACGGCAGGCAGGCGCAAATGTTGGGGCTGCGCGGTTGGCCGCTTTGGCGTTGGCTGATCTTGCCACGGCTGCGCCCGCAGATCGGGTTTGCCGCAGGGTTGACCGGTGCGCTGTCGATGGGCGATCTGGGGGTCATCGCCTTATTCGCTGACCCTGACAGTGCGACCCTGCCGCTACAAATGTACCGGCTGATGGGGGCCTACCGGATGGAGGCCGCCGCCGGTGCGGCACTGATCCTGTTGGCGTTATCGCTGGGGATTTTCTGGATATTCGACAAGGGAGGGCGCTGGCATGCTGACGCTTGA
- a CDS encoding thiamine ABC transporter ATP-binding protein, producing the protein MLTLETAQITQGSFALHADLTIAPAQTYAVIGPSGAGKSTLLGALCGFIPLSKGKLLWQGADITHAAPGARPMTMLFQDNNLFPHLSVLQNVGLGLRPDLRLRSTEQSRVEDALARVGLQDMATRKPAELSGGQQSRVALARVLVQARPLVLLDEPFAALGPALRNDMLDLVAELAAETGAALIMVTHAPEDVRRIADQVIFVESGTAQAPQPAVALMDNPPDALRAYLG; encoded by the coding sequence ATGCTGACGCTTGAGACCGCGCAGATTACCCAAGGCAGCTTTGCCTTGCACGCCGACCTGACCATTGCACCTGCGCAAACCTATGCGGTGATCGGCCCCTCGGGGGCGGGGAAATCGACACTGCTGGGGGCGCTTTGCGGATTTATACCGTTGAGCAAGGGCAAGCTGCTCTGGCAGGGCGCGGACATCACCCACGCCGCCCCCGGCGCGCGACCCATGACGATGCTGTTTCAGGACAACAACCTGTTCCCCCACCTCAGCGTCTTGCAGAATGTCGGCCTTGGCCTGCGCCCCGACCTGCGGCTGCGCAGCACCGAACAGTCCCGCGTAGAAGATGCGCTTGCGCGGGTCGGGCTGCAGGATATGGCAACACGCAAACCTGCGGAACTGTCGGGCGGGCAGCAAAGCCGTGTGGCGCTGGCGCGTGTGCTGGTACAGGCGCGCCCGCTGGTGTTACTGGATGAACCCTTTGCCGCACTGGGTCCTGCCCTGCGCAACGATATGCTTGATCTGGTGGCAGAGCTGGCCGCAGAAACCGGCGCAGCGCTGATCATGGTGACCCACGCCCCCGAAGACGTGCGCCGTATCGCGGATCAGGTGATCTTTGTCGAAAGCGGCACTGCGCAGGCACCGCAGCCCGCTGTAGCACTTATGGATAATCCGCCCGACGCGCTGCGTGCCTATCTTGGGTGA